The stretch of DNA CACGTAGCGCGGTGTCGTCGGGGATTTTGCGCCTCCAACCATTGAAAACTTTGCTGGCAAGTGCCAATTCTGCTTCGCGGTCAGCGGCGGTGAGGAAAGGCAGGTAATCTTGGGCGTCTTTGTAGGAGCCCATTCCGCCGGTGTTGGGTCCTCGGTCGCCGTCGAAGGCGCGTTTGTAGTCGCGGGTGTCGGGGAGGGTGATGAAGTGTTTGCCGTCGCAGAAGCCCATGCAGCTGGATTCTTCCCCAGGCACTTTTTCCTCGATGATTACGCTGCTGTATTTGAAGTTAGATTGGAAATGCTCAAAGAGCTGCTCGCGGGTTTGGAAGTGGTCACCCCATACTCCCACGCCTTTGCCTAACGCGGGTTTGTCAGGTTTCACCACTGCCTGGTTATCCAGTTCAGCTAGCCATTTGTAAACCGCTGCTTTCACGTCGGCTTTGGATTTGTAATCGGCTGGATCAAAAACCTTGAAGCGGGGGTTAGCTTCAGGAGCAATCTCCTCAAAAAGTATCCGCTGCGCCACCTTGCTTTCCTCGATGGCATAGGCCTTTTTGGGGCAGATAACGGGGACGCCGACTTTTTCCTCGATGAGGTCACGGATGCCCTTGATGATGGGGGTCTCAGAGCCTACCAAAACGAAGTCGAGGCTGCCTTTGTTTGCGGCTGCGAATTTGCAGATTTCCTCGACGTCGAGGCTGGGGATGACTGCGTGTTTGGCGGCGTGGGCTGCGTTGAAGGGGTTGCGTTGCTTGTCAGCTACGTAGAGTTCAACTTTGTAGTTGGGGCTGCGCAGAAGCGTATCTGCCATAGCGACTTCTCGTGCGCCGTAAGAAACCAAGAGTACACCGATCTTTTCCATCCCGATACACCGTTACTGCACTATGTCTGTAAGGGAACGCTTAAAGCGGTTACGGCTGGACATCTTCACTCTCGTAGATGCGGCCTTTCTCCTCGTAGCCTTCCATGAAACGTTTTTTCATGGCATCCGCCATTTTCTGGGCGCAAGGCGTGGGATACTTGCCGGTGATGCAGGCTAAGCAAAGCTCGTTTTCCGTGTGCCCCGAAGCCCGGATTAAGCCATCGAGAGATTGGTAGCATACGCCGTCGGCGCCGATGATTTTGGCGATTTCCGCTGCGTTGTGGCGGCTGCCTACGAGTTGGCCGTAGCTGGACATGTCGATGCCGTAGAAGCATGGACCGATGATACGGGGGAAAGTCACGAAGACATAAACTTTCTTGGCGCCTGCCCTGCGCATCTTTTCGATGATGACTTTGGTTGTGTCGCCTCGGACGATGCTGTCCTCGGTTATGATGACGTTTTTGTCCTTGACTTTGGCGCCTAAAATGTTGATTTTCTTGTCGATGGTCGAGTAACGTTCCATGTTAAGCAGGATAAACGCGCGTTCAGTCACGTAGCGGTGTCGACGCGAGGCACGTTCCCAGCGTAGACCTGACTCTTCATGGACACCCATCGCGGAGTCATCGCCGGTTTCAGGCACCGACATAATGATGTCGCCCTCCGCAACGATATCGGGGTTCTCCCGCACAATGTTACGGCCATATTCCTCGCGGACTTCATAGACGTATTTGCCGTCGAAAATCGAGTCGGGCCTAGCAAAGTAAGCATATTCAAAGGCGCAGAAGGCGGGGCGGGGATTCTTGATGAGTTGGCTGCGTTTAAAGCCGTCTTTGGTGGCTAAAACAAATTCACCGGGGTTTAATTCAAAATCACGCACAAAACTGTTCATATCTAAACTGGCGGTTTCGGAGGAAAACGCGAAGGTTTTGGTTTCAGGGTCATGTCCTGCGCAGAGCGGTTTTATGCCATGGGGGTCTTTGAAGGCGAAAAAGTCTCCTTCGCCAGTGACGCCCGTCACCGAGAAGGCTCCGTCGAGGCTCTCCATCACGTATTTAGCTGCCTCCTTCAAATCTTTTCCCTGCTTGAGGGCTAGGAGCATTTTGTGGCAGACGATGTCGGAGTCGCAGTTGTAGAGGAAATCGGAGAAATTCTCAATGATCTCTTTTTTGAGGGGCATGGTGTTGACGATGTTGCCGTTGAAGGAAAGCGCGAGTTTGATGTTGCCAAAGGAGGCCGTTACAGGCTGGGTGCCCTGGATGATGGATACTTCGTCGCATTTGCCCGAGGTTGTGTATCGGACGTTGCCGATGCCTATGGAGCCTGGCAAGCGCCCAAACCACTCGTTTATGGCGTTGCTTTTCACTTTCGGAACAAGGTCAAGGTTCTTGTAGGAAAAGAACTGCTTGTTGTTGTAGGTGAGGAAGCCATGTGATTGGTGTCCTCGATGGTTCTGTGCCCTTAGTCCCCAGTAAACGTAGGGGAAGACGGGCTGGTTTTCATAGTTTATTGCCCCAAAGATGCCGCAGCCTATGTTTGGTCCCTTCTCGAATTGAGTACGCATGTTAGTAAACGAGGGGGTTTATCAATTTTTAGTACAAATTTAACTAAAAACCACGTATATTTTAACAGCAAACAGTTTGAACCTGGCTTGGGTTCGGGCGGTAACTTTTTCCTAAAGTAGCTAAAGACAAGATACATGGAAAGCCTAGACTACTTGATTCTGGTTGTTCCCTGCTCAATGATCCGCTCAAACAATATCCGCTGCACCATAGGCAACCCAGGAATCCTCAAAGTCAACCCCGCACTCTTCGAAGCATCGGAAAGATCAGGCAAAAACAGAAAA from Candidatus Bathyarchaeota archaeon encodes:
- a CDS encoding amidophosphoribosyltransferase, coding for MRTQFEKGPNIGCGIFGAINYENQPVFPYVYWGLRAQNHRGHQSHGFLTYNNKQFFSYKNLDLVPKVKSNAINEWFGRLPGSIGIGNVRYTTSGKCDEVSIIQGTQPVTASFGNIKLALSFNGNIVNTMPLKKEIIENFSDFLYNCDSDIVCHKMLLALKQGKDLKEAAKYVMESLDGAFSVTGVTGEGDFFAFKDPHGIKPLCAGHDPETKTFAFSSETASLDMNSFVRDFELNPGEFVLATKDGFKRSQLIKNPRPAFCAFEYAYFARPDSIFDGKYVYEVREEYGRNIVRENPDIVAEGDIIMSVPETGDDSAMGVHEESGLRWERASRRHRYVTERAFILLNMERYSTIDKKINILGAKVKDKNVIITEDSIVRGDTTKVIIEKMRRAGAKKVYVFVTFPRIIGPCFYGIDMSSYGQLVGSRHNAAEIAKIIGADGVCYQSLDGLIRASGHTENELCLACITGKYPTPCAQKMADAMKKRFMEGYEEKGRIYESEDVQP